The bacterium genome includes a region encoding these proteins:
- a CDS encoding aldo/keto reductase, whose translation MKHRRLGAHGPTVSAVALGTMAMSGIYGPSDEAEAIATIHHAIDMGITLVDTAEAYGADGHNETLVGRALRDRRGKVVLSTKVGGGPELGRGRPEYIRRAIDDSLRRLGVEHVDVYSLHRVDPTTPIEDSVGAMAESVAAGKVRYLGLSEAGPDTIRRAHAVHPITSLQSEYSLWTRDLEAAVLPANRTLGIGLMAYSPLGRGFLAGELHRAADLAPSDRRREHPRFQGDNFRRNLELADALRALAAKRGVTAGQMALAWLLYRGDDVVPLFGTRRRARIDENIAAIDVALTAEELRRLDELFAPGVAAGARYPESAMRRVESSTPSPR comes from the coding sequence ATGAAGCATCGCAGACTCGGCGCGCATGGGCCAACGGTTTCGGCGGTCGCCCTCGGAACGATGGCGATGTCGGGCATTTACGGACCGTCCGACGAGGCCGAGGCGATCGCCACGATTCACCATGCGATCGACATGGGGATCACCCTCGTCGATACCGCGGAAGCGTACGGCGCGGACGGCCACAATGAGACGTTGGTCGGCCGGGCGCTTCGCGACCGACGCGGCAAGGTCGTGCTGTCGACCAAGGTCGGCGGCGGTCCCGAGCTCGGGCGAGGCCGTCCGGAGTACATCCGCCGGGCGATCGACGACAGCCTGCGACGGCTCGGCGTCGAGCACGTGGACGTCTATTCGCTCCACCGGGTCGATCCGACCACGCCGATCGAGGACTCCGTGGGCGCCATGGCGGAGTCGGTGGCGGCCGGCAAGGTGCGCTATCTCGGACTCTCCGAGGCGGGCCCGGATACGATTCGACGGGCGCACGCGGTGCATCCGATCACGTCGCTGCAAAGCGAGTACTCGTTGTGGACGCGCGACCTCGAAGCCGCGGTGCTGCCCGCGAACCGGACGCTCGGCATTGGGCTCATGGCCTACAGCCCGCTCGGGCGCGGGTTCCTTGCCGGTGAACTGCACCGGGCCGCGGATCTGGCGCCGAGCGATCGTCGCCGGGAGCACCCGCGCTTCCAGGGCGACAACTTCCGCCGTAACCTCGAGCTGGCGGACGCCCTCCGCGCGCTGGCTGCCAAACGCGGCGTCACCGCGGGCCAGATGGCGCTCGCGTGGCTGTTGTATCGAGGCGATGATGTCGTGCCGCTGTTCGGCACCCGCAGGCGCGCCCGCATCGACGAGAACATCGCCGCCATCGACGTCGCGCTGACCGCCGAGGAGCTCAGGCGGCTGGACGAGTTGTTCGCGCCGGGGGTCGCGGCCGGGGCGAGATATCCTGAGTCCGCGATGCGCCGGGTGGAGTCGAGCACGCCCTCCCCGCGCTAA
- a CDS encoding 3-keto-5-aminohexanoate cleavage protein: protein MNGGAGRSIVVKACLNGGRRRTEHKGAPVTPRELAADARAAVAEGAAALHVHPRGRDEAETLDASACGAAVAAIREACPGIPVGLSTAAWIAPDPHARPGLIESWTVLPDFASVNVSEPGIADLCAALARRGIGIEAGLWSVDDARAFVASGLASRCLRVLVEVQPQDAGAAVADAAAIDAVLDTAGITLPRVHHGEGAATWAVLDAALDRGRDIRIGLEDTLWLADGRPARDNAELVAAAVQMVRTHGHRPAPPR from the coding sequence ATGAACGGCGGAGCGGGACGCAGCATTGTGGTGAAGGCCTGCTTGAACGGAGGCCGGCGGCGCACGGAGCACAAGGGGGCGCCGGTGACCCCGCGGGAACTGGCGGCGGATGCGCGCGCCGCAGTCGCCGAGGGCGCCGCGGCCCTGCACGTGCACCCACGTGGTCGCGACGAGGCCGAGACGCTGGACGCCTCGGCCTGCGGCGCCGCCGTTGCCGCGATCCGCGAGGCGTGCCCGGGGATCCCGGTCGGGCTGAGCACGGCGGCGTGGATCGCGCCGGATCCCCACGCCCGCCCGGGGCTCATCGAGTCCTGGACCGTGCTTCCCGACTTCGCGTCCGTCAACGTCTCCGAACCCGGCATCGCCGATCTGTGCGCGGCGCTGGCCCGCCGCGGCATCGGGATCGAAGCGGGGCTGTGGTCCGTCGACGACGCCCGGGCGTTCGTGGCAAGCGGCCTGGCGTCACGCTGTCTCCGGGTCCTCGTCGAGGTGCAGCCACAAGACGCCGGGGCAGCCGTTGCGGACGCGGCGGCGATCGACGCCGTCCTCGACACCGCGGGGATCACACTGCCGCGCGTCCACCACGGAGAGGGAGCGGCGACGTGGGCCGTGCTGGATGCCGCGCTCGACCGGGGCCGCGACATCCGCATCGGGCTGGAGGACACGCTGTGGCTCGCAGACGGGCGGCCCGCTCGAGACAACGCAGAGTTGGTCGCCGCGGCAGTGCAGATGGTGCGGACGCACGGGCATCGCCCGGCCCCGCCCCGCTGA
- a CDS encoding class I SAM-dependent methyltransferase: MERDVIREQITYYSARAPEYHNVILSSGPLAVARRHLLALGPLRDVLELAPGTGNWTEELVRIGETVTVVDASPEMMEINRQRIADARVEYRQADLFQWTADRQYDLVFSAFFLSHVPPDLVDAFLVRTCSAVRPEGHLFIVDQCDDLPNYPVPAREGIYEQRALLDGRTFSIVKVYYHPAVLAERVRTVGFQATAERIHPFFCLRGTRIAP; this comes from the coding sequence GTGGAGCGAGACGTCATCCGAGAGCAAATCACCTACTACAGCGCACGGGCGCCCGAGTACCACAACGTGATTCTCTCGTCGGGACCGCTCGCCGTCGCCAGACGGCATCTTCTGGCGCTCGGGCCGCTCCGAGACGTCCTCGAACTGGCGCCGGGCACCGGCAACTGGACCGAGGAACTGGTGCGGATCGGCGAGACCGTCACCGTGGTCGACGCCTCCCCGGAAATGATGGAGATCAACCGACAGCGGATCGCCGATGCACGGGTCGAGTACAGACAGGCGGACCTCTTCCAGTGGACGGCCGACCGGCAGTACGATCTTGTGTTCAGCGCGTTCTTTCTTTCTCACGTGCCGCCGGATCTCGTCGACGCGTTTCTCGTGCGCACGTGCAGCGCGGTGCGTCCTGAGGGACACCTGTTCATCGTCGACCAGTGCGACGACCTGCCGAACTATCCGGTCCCCGCCCGAGAAGGGATCTACGAACAACGCGCGCTGCTCGACGGCCGGACGTTCTCGATCGTGAAAGTGTACTACCATCCGGCCGTTCTCGCCGAGCGCGTGAGGACCGTCGGCTTCCAGGCGACGGCGGAGAGGATCCACCCGTTCTTTTGCCTGCGTGGAACGCGGATCGCCCCCTAG
- a CDS encoding FAD-binding oxidoreductase, translating into MKVVVIGAGIVGASVAYRLARAGASVTILEARWVGSGTSSASLAWINANNKPPRSYHELNAAGLRAHEALREEFPGMSWWHRDGNVEWAVDVAARTALGRRIARLREWGYAAEEITARRLGELEPDIDPGPLRGASIAYFPEEGWLDPVVYAHAMVEAAIGAGARLLVHEPVREIRRTGERVVGVTTGGGQRHDADCVVNCAGRWANDVAGEVGLGIPLAPTMGLLAITPPVPVRLRVVVHAPCCQVRPDGGGRLMVQADDTDEMMTPETLPSAALEPAADIVRRAARLLPGIEGVGPEAVRIGTRAYPADGFSAVGPLPGVTGYYLAVTHSGVTMAPALGTIIADEIVLDREDARLATFRPGRFSAERS; encoded by the coding sequence GTGAAGGTCGTGGTGATCGGCGCGGGGATCGTCGGGGCGTCCGTCGCGTATCGACTTGCTCGGGCCGGGGCATCGGTGACGATCTTGGAGGCGCGCTGGGTCGGGAGCGGCACGTCGTCCGCCAGCCTCGCCTGGATCAACGCCAACAACAAGCCGCCCCGTTCGTACCATGAGCTGAACGCTGCGGGCCTGCGCGCCCACGAGGCGCTCCGCGAGGAGTTCCCCGGGATGTCATGGTGGCACCGGGATGGCAACGTGGAGTGGGCCGTCGACGTCGCCGCACGGACGGCGCTCGGGCGGCGCATCGCGCGGCTGCGCGAGTGGGGGTATGCGGCCGAGGAGATCACCGCGCGGCGGTTGGGCGAGCTCGAGCCCGACATCGATCCCGGGCCGCTCCGCGGCGCGAGCATCGCGTATTTTCCCGAGGAAGGATGGCTCGATCCGGTCGTGTACGCGCACGCGATGGTCGAGGCGGCGATCGGCGCGGGCGCCCGCCTCCTCGTGCACGAGCCGGTTCGGGAGATCCGTCGCACGGGCGAGCGCGTGGTTGGCGTCACGACGGGCGGCGGACAGAGGCACGACGCCGATTGCGTCGTCAACTGCGCCGGCCGATGGGCGAACGACGTCGCCGGGGAGGTCGGGCTCGGCATCCCGCTCGCGCCCACGATGGGTCTGCTCGCCATCACGCCCCCCGTTCCGGTGCGCCTGCGGGTCGTTGTCCACGCGCCATGCTGTCAGGTTCGGCCCGACGGCGGGGGGCGCCTCATGGTGCAGGCGGACGATACCGACGAGATGATGACGCCGGAGACGCTCCCGAGCGCCGCGCTCGAGCCGGCCGCTGACATTGTCCGCCGGGCCGCGCGCCTGCTCCCGGGGATCGAGGGCGTGGGACCCGAGGCGGTGCGCATCGGGACCCGTGCGTATCCCGCCGACGGGTTTTCGGCGGTGGGGCCGCTGCCGGGCGTGACCGGATATTATCTGGCGGTGACCCACAGTGGGGTCACAATGGCGCCGGCGCTCGGGACGATCATCGCGGACGAGATCGTGCTGGACCGGGAGGACGCCCGGCTGGCGACGTTCCGGCCCGGCCGATTCTCGGCGGAGCGCTCTTGA
- a CDS encoding alpha/beta hydrolase-fold protein, whose protein sequence is MIEVVQIDSRHLAGNVIGDPARRDLVVYLPPGYARSERRFPVAYLLHGFGRRATGWIEGPQVQGGALRPPIGDVIDDAIRNRGAEEMIVIMPDGWSRWGCSQWVDSPVNGNFEQYVTREIVAHVDRTYRTIPERDSRGVFGISSGGLGAWHLGSRNPDVFGAMLLLSADSYFDYTHKPWFYRFYNSRFPEPPNGPINGDLNSWFCYGLASCYTPNVANPPFYVDLPVEFPSGRVIPDLWEKWLSYDPVVSWQPRLANLRRLLGIRLDVGYHDEFELHYGHRMLSRHLADAGVRHDVVEHDGTHGSRLFERIQQSLVWFSGVLTTEQ, encoded by the coding sequence ATGATCGAGGTTGTCCAGATCGACAGCCGGCACCTGGCGGGCAATGTAATCGGCGATCCCGCGCGCCGAGACCTCGTAGTGTATCTGCCTCCGGGGTACGCACGGTCGGAACGGCGATTCCCGGTGGCGTACCTCCTCCACGGGTTCGGCCGGCGCGCCACGGGCTGGATCGAGGGCCCGCAGGTGCAAGGCGGGGCGCTCCGCCCGCCGATCGGAGACGTGATCGACGACGCGATTCGCAACCGCGGCGCCGAGGAGATGATCGTCATCATGCCGGACGGCTGGAGCCGCTGGGGCTGCAGCCAGTGGGTCGACTCGCCGGTCAACGGCAACTTCGAGCAGTACGTCACCCGCGAGATCGTGGCGCACGTGGATCGCACTTATCGAACGATTCCCGAGCGGGACAGTCGAGGCGTCTTCGGCATCTCGTCCGGCGGCCTGGGCGCCTGGCATCTCGGCTCGCGCAACCCCGACGTCTTCGGCGCGATGCTGCTCCTGTCCGCCGATTCGTACTTCGACTACACCCACAAGCCCTGGTTCTACCGCTTCTACAACTCGCGCTTCCCGGAACCGCCGAACGGCCCCATCAACGGCGACTTGAACTCGTGGTTCTGCTACGGGTTGGCGTCCTGCTACACGCCGAACGTGGCGAACCCGCCATTCTACGTGGACCTGCCGGTCGAGTTCCCGAGCGGCAGAGTCATCCCGGACCTCTGGGAGAAGTGGCTCAGCTACGACCCCGTCGTCTCGTGGCAGCCGCGGCTCGCGAACCTCCGCCGGCTGCTCGGCATTCGACTCGACGTCGGCTATCACGACGAGTTCGAGCTCCACTACGGGCACCGCATGCTGAGCCGCCACCTCGCCGACGCCGGCGTGCGCCACGACGTCGTGGAACACGACGGCACGCACGGGAGCCGGCTGTTCGAGCGGATCCAACAGTCCCTCGTCTGGTTCTCCGGCGTGCTCACGACGGAGCAATGA
- a CDS encoding molybdopterin guanine dinucleotide-containing S/N-oxide reductase has protein sequence MDRNLRPHTSHWGAFDAEVTDGVLTKIRPFRLDPDPSPILENIVDSVRHGTRIAQPMVRAGWLDRGPGPDERRGAEPFVPVDWATAIRVLAAELRRVIEAHGPQAIYGGSYGWASAGRFHHAQSQLHRFLNCLGGFTRSINTYSLGASRVILPHVIGTHDDLITRGTSWPVIAAHTQLVVCFGGIPLKNTAVASGGVTRHTVRDHLGDAASRGVEFVHVSPLRDDLPAFLDAQWLPLVPGSDVALMLAIAHVLVTEGLHDRAFLARYCVGFERFERYVRGLDDGRAKNPEWAEAITEIPAEVVRALARRMASRRTLVTVSWSLQRADHGEQVPWMGIVLAAMLGQIGLPGGGFGFGYGSVHGVGAPFYGGWPALPQGRNAVDAFIPVARISDMLLHPGEPFDYDGRRLSYPHVRLVYWCGGNPFHHHQDLGRLRRALGRAETIVVHDPFWTAMARHADIVLPSTITLERNDIGASRNEPYLVAMHQALEPHAQSRNDYDILTDLANVLGVGERFTEGRSDEAWLRHMYDGWRAAMARSGVHPPAFEEFWRGGYLEVPPHEEAVVLFDAFRRDPAGSPLGTPSGRIEIFSETVHGFHYDDCPGHPTWLEPVEWLKSRRAARFPLVLIANNPRTRLHSQLDVGAFSQAAKVKGREPIRMHPADAASRGIAAGDVVRVFNDRGGCLAGAVVSEDVRRGVVQLSTGAWYDPLDPAGDEWMCVHGNPNVLTLDKGTSRLAQGCTGQQTLVEVERWNRPVPPIKVLDPPPVERRAEV, from the coding sequence ATGGATCGCAACCTGCGTCCGCACACATCGCACTGGGGCGCCTTCGACGCGGAAGTGACCGACGGCGTCCTGACGAAGATCCGCCCGTTCCGCCTCGATCCCGACCCATCGCCAATCTTGGAGAACATCGTGGACAGCGTTCGGCACGGGACCCGCATCGCGCAGCCGATGGTCCGGGCGGGCTGGCTCGACCGAGGCCCCGGCCCGGACGAGCGCCGCGGCGCGGAGCCGTTCGTCCCGGTCGACTGGGCGACCGCGATCCGCGTGCTCGCCGCCGAGCTGCGGCGGGTGATTGAGGCCCACGGCCCTCAGGCGATCTACGGCGGTTCCTACGGCTGGGCCAGCGCCGGGCGATTTCACCACGCGCAGAGCCAGCTGCACCGGTTTCTGAACTGCCTCGGGGGATTCACGCGATCGATCAATACGTACAGCCTCGGCGCGTCGCGCGTGATCCTGCCCCACGTCATCGGTACCCACGACGATCTGATCACCCGGGGCACCTCGTGGCCCGTGATCGCCGCCCATACGCAGCTCGTCGTGTGCTTCGGCGGCATCCCGCTCAAGAACACCGCGGTCGCCTCTGGCGGTGTGACGCGCCACACCGTGCGTGACCATCTCGGCGACGCCGCGTCGCGGGGGGTGGAGTTCGTTCACGTCAGCCCCCTGCGCGACGACTTACCGGCGTTCCTGGACGCGCAGTGGCTGCCCCTCGTGCCCGGGAGCGACGTCGCCCTGATGCTGGCGATCGCGCACGTGCTCGTCACCGAGGGGCTGCACGATCGTGCGTTTCTCGCACGGTACTGTGTGGGATTCGAGCGGTTCGAGCGGTACGTGCGCGGGCTCGACGACGGACGGGCGAAAAACCCTGAGTGGGCCGAGGCGATCACCGAGATCCCTGCGGAGGTGGTGCGCGCGCTCGCCCGCCGGATGGCGTCCCGGCGCACGCTCGTGACGGTGAGTTGGTCGCTGCAGCGCGCCGATCATGGGGAGCAGGTGCCCTGGATGGGCATCGTGCTGGCGGCGATGCTCGGTCAGATCGGATTGCCCGGCGGTGGGTTCGGCTTCGGATATGGGTCCGTGCACGGGGTCGGCGCGCCGTTCTACGGCGGGTGGCCCGCCCTGCCTCAAGGGAGGAACGCGGTGGACGCGTTCATCCCGGTGGCGCGGATCTCGGACATGCTGCTCCACCCGGGCGAGCCGTTCGACTACGACGGGCGGCGGCTCTCCTATCCTCACGTACGGCTCGTGTACTGGTGCGGCGGCAACCCGTTTCATCACCACCAGGACCTCGGCCGCCTCCGCCGGGCGCTCGGACGTGCCGAGACGATCGTCGTGCACGATCCGTTCTGGACCGCGATGGCCCGCCACGCCGACATCGTCCTGCCGTCGACGATCACGCTGGAACGGAACGACATCGGTGCGTCGCGGAACGAGCCGTATCTCGTGGCCATGCACCAAGCGCTCGAGCCGCACGCCCAGTCGCGCAACGACTACGACATCTTAACCGATCTCGCGAACGTCCTCGGGGTCGGTGAACGGTTCACCGAAGGGCGCAGCGACGAGGCGTGGCTCCGGCACATGTACGATGGGTGGCGCGCGGCGATGGCCAGATCGGGGGTCCACCCGCCGGCGTTCGAGGAATTCTGGCGTGGGGGATACCTGGAGGTGCCGCCGCACGAGGAAGCCGTCGTGTTGTTCGACGCGTTCCGGCGTGACCCGGCGGGATCGCCGCTCGGCACGCCGAGCGGCCGGATCGAGATCTTCTCCGAGACGGTTCACGGGTTTCACTACGACGACTGTCCCGGCCACCCCACGTGGCTTGAGCCCGTCGAGTGGCTCAAGTCTCGGCGCGCCGCTCGGTTCCCGCTCGTGCTGATCGCGAACAACCCCCGAACGCGCCTGCACAGTCAGCTGGATGTCGGCGCGTTCAGCCAGGCGGCCAAGGTCAAGGGTCGGGAGCCGATCCGCATGCATCCCGCCGACGCCGCGTCCCGCGGTATCGCGGCCGGGGATGTGGTGCGTGTCTTCAACGACCGCGGCGGCTGCCTCGCCGGCGCGGTCGTCAGCGAGGACGTCCGCCGTGGGGTCGTGCAGCTGTCGACCGGAGCGTGGTACGATCCCCTCGACCCCGCCGGCGATGAGTGGATGTGCGTGCACGGAAACCCGAACGTGCTGACGCTCGACAAGGGGACGTCGCGGCTGGCCCAGGGCTGCACGGGCCAGCAGACGTTGGTGGAGGTCGAGCGCTGGAACCGTCCCGTGCCGCCGATCAAGGTGCTCGACCCGCCCCCGGTCGAGCGCCGCGCGGAGGTGTAA
- a CDS encoding GNAT family N-acetyltransferase — MRTTRLGFGRWVVADLPVAVALWSDPVVTQFIGGALSPAQVEEKLAREIELMRTHGVQYWPLFLLRTGEHVGCGGLRPYRLEDRIYEMGFHFRPAYWGQGLAQEAGRGIIAFAFETLGAAAVFAGHHPANAASRRVLEKLGLRFTHDEFYPPTGLRHPSYLLTRPETAPREPA; from the coding sequence CTGCGGACCACGCGCCTCGGGTTCGGGCGCTGGGTGGTCGCCGACCTGCCGGTCGCGGTCGCGCTGTGGAGCGATCCCGTGGTGACGCAGTTCATCGGCGGCGCGCTCTCCCCCGCACAGGTGGAGGAGAAGCTCGCCCGGGAGATCGAGTTGATGCGCACCCACGGCGTCCAGTACTGGCCGCTCTTTCTCCTGCGCACCGGTGAGCACGTGGGGTGCGGCGGACTGCGACCGTACCGACTGGAGGACCGAATCTACGAGATGGGGTTTCATTTTCGGCCAGCGTACTGGGGACAGGGGTTGGCGCAGGAGGCGGGGCGAGGAATTATCGCGTTCGCATTCGAGACGCTCGGTGCCGCGGCCGTCTTTGCCGGCCACCACCCGGCGAACGCGGCGTCGCGGAGGGTGCTCGAGAAGCTCGGCCTGCGCTTCACGCACGACGAGTTCTACCCGCCGACCGGCCTCAGGCACCCGTCCTATCTGCTCACGCGTCCGGAGACCGCACCGCGCGAACCGGCGTAG
- a CDS encoding M28 family metallopeptidase, which produces MKPTAIRAQRIPARLATGIAALVVAALLPAVPSGAELPTAVLARVSGARAYQHVLALAQKIGPHVAGTPEDRTSGEYIAGQLARDGYAVEWQPFPLSYFAVRTVSLAVPSQPGLALHPHVLQHSGSTPAAGATAEVFAAALGRPEDFAGGAAAGKIALIERGGATFHAKAEAAAAAGAVGVVIYNTQPGEFAGTLGAPMKIAVVGLSGAEGQQLLAAARSGPVTMRLNVQAADEQRTTWNIIATKPGTRDTHRVLVVGAHRDTVEGAPGANDNTSGVAVVLDVAEVLKSVPLGDTVRFVFFGAEEEGLYGSAYYVDHHGPDPIVGFVNLDMEGVGQRLLLSTYHGSDTLVRTATRLAGELGIAAAPSHDGGSDHLNFERIGVPVVFLLRPDDPDYDTPRDTVDRVDPALLEASARLALAIVLDVAGPGR; this is translated from the coding sequence ATGAAACCCACAGCCATCCGCGCCCAGAGAATCCCCGCGCGACTCGCGACCGGCATCGCAGCGCTGGTGGTGGCGGCCCTGCTCCCGGCGGTCCCCTCCGGCGCCGAGCTTCCGACGGCGGTGCTGGCGCGCGTGTCCGGAGCCCGTGCCTACCAGCACGTACTCGCGCTGGCGCAGAAGATCGGGCCCCACGTCGCCGGCACGCCTGAGGACCGGACCTCGGGCGAGTACATCGCCGGGCAGCTTGCCCGCGACGGGTACGCGGTCGAGTGGCAGCCGTTTCCGCTCTCGTATTTCGCGGTGCGTACGGTCTCGCTGGCCGTGCCCTCGCAGCCCGGTCTGGCGCTGCACCCGCACGTGCTGCAGCACTCGGGCTCCACGCCGGCGGCCGGCGCGACCGCCGAGGTGTTCGCCGCGGCGCTCGGCCGTCCCGAAGATTTCGCCGGCGGTGCGGCGGCGGGGAAGATCGCGCTCATCGAGCGCGGCGGCGCGACGTTCCACGCCAAAGCCGAGGCGGCGGCCGCGGCCGGCGCGGTCGGCGTCGTGATTTACAACACACAGCCCGGCGAGTTCGCCGGAACGCTCGGCGCTCCCATGAAGATTGCGGTCGTCGGCCTCTCAGGAGCCGAGGGGCAGCAGCTGCTGGCCGCGGCGCGATCCGGCCCCGTGACGATGCGCCTCAACGTGCAGGCCGCGGACGAACAGCGCACGACCTGGAACATCATTGCGACCAAACCGGGCACGCGCGACACACACCGGGTCCTGGTCGTCGGCGCGCACCGCGACACGGTCGAGGGTGCGCCGGGCGCGAACGACAACACCTCCGGCGTCGCCGTCGTGCTCGACGTCGCAGAGGTCCTCAAGTCTGTGCCGCTCGGCGACACGGTGCGGTTCGTGTTCTTCGGCGCAGAGGAAGAGGGGCTCTACGGCTCCGCGTACTACGTCGACCATCACGGCCCCGACCCGATCGTCGGGTTTGTCAACCTGGACATGGAGGGGGTCGGCCAACGGCTTCTGCTCTCAACGTACCACGGCAGCGACACGCTCGTGCGCACGGCCACACGCCTGGCGGGTGAGCTCGGGATCGCCGCGGCCCCGAGCCACGATGGCGGAAGCGACCACCTGAACTTCGAACGGATCGGGGTGCCGGTCGTATTCTTACTGCGGCCGGACGATCCCGACTACGACACTCCCAGGGACACCGTGGATCGCGTCGACCCCGCGCTGCTCGAAGCATCCGCGCGCCTGGCCCTGGCGATCGTCCTCGACGTCGCCGGCCCCGGACGCTAG
- a CDS encoding dienelactone hydrolase family protein, whose translation MLGYTVLMPNVFYRTGRPPVLDLPAGAGDEQRTKRIAELRAPLTPDAMDRDVSAYVDFLAGDRSVGEGGMGVVGYCFAGAMAMRAAAARPGRMAAAASFHGGGLFTDTPASPHLVLPRTNARLYFGHAVQDRSMPEEAIHKLDRALEAWGGRYESEIYEGAYHGWTVPDNPVYNRPQAERAFQKLTELFASTLR comes from the coding sequence GTGCTCGGGTACACCGTGCTAATGCCCAATGTGTTCTATCGGACCGGGCGGCCGCCGGTGCTCGACCTTCCTGCGGGCGCAGGAGACGAGCAGCGAACCAAGCGAATCGCGGAGTTGAGAGCGCCATTGACGCCCGACGCGATGGACCGCGACGTCTCGGCCTACGTCGATTTCCTCGCCGGCGACCGGTCCGTCGGCGAGGGCGGCATGGGCGTCGTCGGGTACTGTTTCGCGGGCGCTATGGCGATGCGCGCCGCCGCGGCGCGCCCCGGCAGAATGGCCGCGGCCGCGTCCTTTCACGGCGGCGGCCTCTTCACCGACACTCCGGCGAGCCCGCACCTCGTGCTGCCGCGCACGAACGCCCGATTGTATTTCGGTCACGCCGTCCAGGACCGCAGCATGCCGGAAGAAGCGATCCACAAGCTGGACCGCGCGCTCGAGGCGTGGGGCGGGAGGTACGAGAGCGAGATCTACGAGGGTGCCTATCACGGGTGGACCGTGCCCGACAACCCGGTCTACAATCGGCCGCAAGCCGAACGTGCGTTTCAGAAGCTGACGGAGTTGTTCGCGAGCACCCTGCGCTAG
- a CDS encoding ABC transporter permease yields the protein MRTFIRILFTGRFHALAGKEFRQILRDRRLVISLTVAPVLQLLLLGSVLNATVSNVSLGVVDESRTPESRELVAVLTESKSFRLAGYYLSAGGLGDAISRGVVDAGVVIPYDYARALVRGRPTTVQFLLNAMNVNTAQISQGYAEGVIQTYNADLASQGLHLPAPQIAIQPVTERGTVVLDPAFLFNPGLVSSWFVVTGVFGMLLILNGTIIASTVMLKEREFGTIEQLLMSPASTAEIILAKIAPVFVLLSAMALLALGLIRVAFQVPMHGSALVVLGGSGLCLFSGIGLGTLLATFTRSAQQAMLTIFFINPPLTSLSGALMPVEAMPQWMQPLTVLNPIYHFGRITRGAMIKGSGLDALWPNFLALLAFTVVLVSLSVWRFRKQLS from the coding sequence GTGAGGACGTTCATCCGCATCCTGTTCACCGGCCGGTTCCACGCCCTCGCCGGGAAGGAGTTCCGGCAGATCCTTCGCGACCGGCGCCTCGTTATCTCGCTGACCGTGGCGCCGGTCCTGCAGTTGCTGCTCCTGGGGTCGGTGCTGAACGCGACGGTCTCGAACGTGAGCCTGGGGGTCGTGGACGAGAGCCGGACGCCGGAGAGCCGCGAGTTAGTGGCCGTGCTGACCGAGAGCAAAAGCTTCCGCCTGGCAGGGTACTATCTTTCGGCCGGCGGGCTCGGAGACGCGATCAGCCGCGGCGTGGTCGATGCCGGCGTGGTGATCCCGTACGACTACGCGCGTGCTCTGGTGCGCGGTCGTCCGACCACCGTGCAGTTCCTCCTCAACGCGATGAACGTGAACACGGCGCAGATTAGCCAAGGGTACGCGGAAGGCGTCATTCAAACATACAACGCCGACCTTGCCTCGCAGGGGCTGCACCTGCCCGCACCGCAAATCGCAATCCAACCGGTGACGGAACGAGGGACGGTGGTGCTCGATCCGGCCTTCCTGTTCAACCCGGGCCTCGTGAGCTCGTGGTTCGTCGTGACCGGCGTGTTCGGCATGCTGTTGATCCTCAACGGCACCATCATTGCGTCCACGGTGATGCTGAAGGAACGCGAGTTCGGGACGATCGAGCAACTCCTGATGTCCCCGGCGAGCACGGCCGAGATCATCCTTGCCAAGATCGCGCCGGTATTCGTCCTGCTCTCCGCGATGGCGTTGCTCGCGCTGGGGCTGATTCGCGTCGCGTTCCAGGTGCCGATGCACGGCAGCGCGCTCGTGGTGTTGGGAGGCTCGGGCCTCTGCCTGTTCTCCGGCATCGGTCTCGGGACCCTGCTGGCGACCTTCACCCGGTCCGCGCAGCAGGCGATGTTGACGATCTTCTTCATCAACCCACCGCTCACGTCGCTCTCCGGAGCGTTGATGCCGGTCGAAGCTATGCCGCAGTGGATGCAACCGCTCACCGTGCTGAACCCGATCTATCACTTCGGCCGCATCACACGCGGCGCGATGATCAAGGGCAGCGGACTCGACGCCCTCTGGCCGAACTTCCTCGCGCTGCTCGCGTTCACCGTGGTGCTGGTTTCGCTCAGCGTCTGGCGATTTCGCAAACAGCTCAGCTGA